In Caretta caretta isolate rCarCar2 chromosome 4, rCarCar1.hap1, whole genome shotgun sequence, one genomic interval encodes:
- the LOC125635818 gene encoding uncharacterized protein LOC125635818 yields the protein MQSSSAQVTMMESQNHKRAPAWTEREVWDLIAVWGEESVLSELRSSFRNAKTFVKISQGMKDRGHNRDPKQCRVKLKELRQAYQKTRETNGRSGSEPQTCRFYDELHAILGGSATTTPAVLFDSFNGDGGNTEAGFGDEEEDDDDEVVDSSQQASGETVFPDSQELFLTLDLEPVPPKPTQGCLLDPAGGEGTSAACVSMITGSSPSQKLVKLRKKKKHTHNDMFSELMLNNQEEDD from the exons atgcagagctcatcagcacaggtgaccatgatggagtcccagaatcacaaaagagctccagcatggaccgaacgggaggtatgggatctgatcgctgtttggggagaggaatccgtgctatcagaactccgttccagttttcgaaatgccaaaacctttgtcaaaatctcccagggcatgaaggacagaggccataacagggacccgaagcagtgccgcgtgaaactgaaggagctgaggcaagcctaccagaaaaccagagagacgaacggccgctccgggtcagagccccaaacatgccgcttctatgatgagctgcatgccattttagggggttcagccaccactaccccagccgtgttgtttgactccttcaatggagatggaggcaatacggaagcaggttttggggacgaagaagaagatgatgatgatgaggttgtagatagctcacagcaagcaagcggagaaaccgtttttcccgacagccaggaactgtttctcaccctggacctggagccagtaccccccaaacccacccaaggctgcctcctggacccagcaggcggagaagggacctctg ctgcatgtgtttcaatgatcacaggatcttctccttcccagaagctagtgaagcttagaaagaaaaaaaaacacactcacaatgacatgttctccgagctcatgct